One Zeugodacus cucurbitae isolate PBARC_wt_2022May chromosome 3, idZeuCucr1.2, whole genome shotgun sequence genomic region harbors:
- the LOC105209672 gene encoding uncharacterized protein LOC105209672 isoform X4: protein MVTVSKAAKTKKIRGPCEPVNKKRLLTMGTGIEQRPWTPTVRRGKIAAETSSPGPACVQLPTLVGKKVPDSKKPGAPAFTFGQKHRSNFDSIGPGPAQYDVSGLGMKGKATPPAASLRSRPKDKTLFRTPAPGEYDVDRSAKAVVDATPKYSFGQKPPNEKPNLTPAPNSYRPEVSFIKKKAPSYTFGRRTKLSFEKATPAPGDYQTEKIRLDHSPAFSIAGRHDIHKFNDSPAPGTYCPENVRLGNTPAYTISGRNAKISVNETPGPGNYCPEKVRLDYTPAYSMGGRHNLQKTIDTPAPGAYCPEKVRLDNTPSYTMAGKHDPKLNNDTPAPGDYCPEKVRLDHTPSYSMGGRHNLQKPSETPAPGAYCPEKVRLDNTPSYTMAGKHDPKLNNDTPAPGDYCPEKVRLDHTPAYSMGGRHNLQKPSDTPAPGAYCPEKVRLDNTPSYTMAGKHDPKQNNDTPAPGDYYPEKVRLDHTPAYSMGGRHNLQKPSDTPAPGAYCPEKVRLDNTPSYTIAGKHDPKLTNDTPAPGDYCPEKVRLDHTPAYSMGGRHNLQKPSDTPAPGAYCPEKVRLDNTPSYTMAGKHDPKLNNDTPAPGDYCPEKVRLDHTPAYSMGGRHNLQKPSDTPAPGAYCPEKVRLDNTPSYTMAGKHDPKPNNDTPAPGDYCPEKVRLDHTPAYSMGGRHNLQKPSDTPAPGAYCPEKVRLDNTPSYTMAGKHDPKLNNDTPAPGDYCPEKVRLDHTPAYSMGGRHNLQKPSDTPAPGAYCPEKVRLDNTPSYTMAGKHDPKQNNDTPAPGDYCPEKVRLDHTPAYSMGGRHNLQKPSDTPAPGAYCPEKVRLDNTPSYTMAGKHDPKLNNDTPAPGDYCPEKVRLDHTPAYSMGGRHNLQKPSDTPAPGAYCPEKVRLDNTPSYTMAGKHDPKQNNDTPAPGDYCPEKVRLDHTPAYSMGGRHNLQKPSDTPAPGAYCPEKVRLDNTPSYTMAGKHDPKLNNDTPAPGDYCSEKVRLDHTPAYSMGGRHNLQKPSDTPAPGAYCPEKVRLDNTPSYTMAGKHDPKLNNDTPAPGDYCPEKVRLDHTPAYSMGGRHNLQKPSDTPAPGAYCPEKVRLDNTPSYTMAGKHDPKQNNDTPAPGDYCPEKVRLDHTPAYSMGGRHNLQKPSDTPAPGAYCPEKVRLDNTPSYTMAGKHDPKLNNDTPAPGDYCPEKVRLDHTPAYSMGGRHNLQKPSDTPAPGAYCPEKVRLDNTPSYTMAGKHDPKQNNDTPAPGDYCPEKVRLDHTPAYSMGGRHNLQKPSDTPAPGAYCPEKVRLDNTPSYTMAGKHDPKQNNDTPAPGDYCPEKVRLDHTPAYSMGGRHNLQKPSDTPAPGAYCPEKVRLDNTPSYTMAGKHDPKLNNDTPAPGDYCPEKVRLDHTPAYSMGGRHNLQKPSDTPAPGAYCPEKVRLDNTPSYTMAGKHNPKVSNDTPAPGDYAPEAVKLDHAPAFTIVGRRDVQKVSDTPAPGEYYPEKVRLDHTPAFTINSRKFVKHIEYTPSPCDYKPEECNLDQSPAYSFGIKTNPHVRNESPAPGQYEFEKINLDRGPAYTFGLKVTHESISETPAPTAYEPEKHTPDHAPSFSFGLKPKDKLATEAPVRTNQNQNQQNGEVAQTTDCCSNDVERTSSTITSTTTRRVGEQNVLENGHAGRSSTRTTVTQHITSGTLSNGTDPKANASAKAKATKTSSTVTYTVVDGGLDNGRAMHSAHGIADGSAVKSGGTITKTVIQPDGTSVTTTTSSKTSSVKYVVEANATHEKIISS from the exons ATGGTGACTGTG AGCAAGGCAGCAAAGACGAAAAAGATACGCGGACCCTGTGAACCAGTAAATAAGAAACGACTGCTGACCATGGGCACCGGCATCGAACAAAGACCTTGGACACCGACTGTGCGTCGCGGTAAAATTGCCGCGGAGACTTCTAGTCCGGGACCAGCGTGTGTGCAACTACCAACGTTAGTCG GCAAGAAAGTACCCGACTCGAAGAAACCAGGCGCTCCAGCATTTACCTTTGGGCAGAAACATCGCAGTAACTTCGATTCAATTGGACCTGGGCCAGCGCAATACGATGTCTCCGGTTTAGGTATGAAAGGAAAGGCCACGCCACCAGCAGCGAGTTTGCGTAGTCGCCCCAAAGACAAAACACTATTCAGAACGCCCGCTCCCGGCGAATACGATGTGGATCGATCTGCAAAGGCCGTCGTCGACGCCACACCCAAGTATTCGTTCGGCCAAAAGCCGCCAAATGAGAAGCCAAACCTAACTCCTG CGCCAAATAGCTATCGCCCAGAGGTatcatttattaaaaagaaagcaCCGAGCTACACTTTTGGTAGAAGAACAAAGCTCAGCTTCGAAAAGGCGACTCCAG caCCCGGTGACTACCAAACGGAAAAAATTCGTTTAGATCACAGTCCTGCCTTTTCAATCGCGGGCAGACATGACATTCATAAATTCAACGACTCTCCTGCACCAGGAACATATTGCCCCGAAAACGTTCGTTTAGGCAATACTCCGGCTTATACCATAAGCGGAAGAAATGCTAAGATTTCAGTTAATGAAACCCCTGGCCCAGGAAATTATTGTCCTGAGAAGGTCAGACTCGATTATACCCCTGCGTATTCTATGGGTGGTCGTCACAACCTTCAAAAAACCATCGACACACCGGCACCAGGAGCTTATTGCCCTGAAAAAGTTCGTCTTGACAATACCCCATCATACACAATGGCTGGAAAACACGATCCAAAACTCAATAACGACACACCCGCACCTGGAGATTACTGTCCGGAGAAGGTGAGACTCGATCATACTCCTTCGTATTCAATGGGAGGTCGTCACAACCTTCAAAAACCCAGTGAAACACCGGCACCAGGAGCTTATTGTCCTGAGAAAGTTCGTCTTGACAATACCCCATCATACACAATGGCGGGAAAACACGATCCAAAACTCAATAACGATACACCCGCTCCTGGAGATTACTGTCCGGAGAAGGTCAGACTCGATCATACTCCTGCGTATTCAATGGGTGGTCGCCACAACCTTCAAAAACCCAGTGATACACCTGCACCAGGAGCTTATTGCCCTGAGAAAGTTCGTCTTGACAATACCCCATCATACACAATGGCGGGAAAACACGATCCCAAACAGAATAACGATACACCCGCTCCTGGAGATTACTATCCGGAGAAGGTCAGACTCGATCATACTCCTGCGTATTCAATGGGTGGTCGCCACAACCTTCAAAAACCCAGTGACACACCGGCACCAGGAGCTTATTGCCCTGAGAAAGTTCGTCTTGACAATACCCCATCATACACAATAGCGGGAAAACACGATCCAAAACTCACTAACGATACACCCGCTCCTGGAGATTACTGTCCGGAGAAGGTCAGACTCGATCATACACCTGCGTATTCAATGGGTGGTCGCCACAACCTTCAAAAACCCAGTGATACACCTGCACCAGGAGCTTATTGCCCTGAGAAAGTTCGTCTTGACAATACCCCATCATACACAATGGCGGGAAAACACGATCCAAAACTGAATAACGATACACCCGCTCCTGGAGATTACTGTCCGGAGAAGGTCAGACTCGATCATACTCCTGCGTATTCAATGGGTGGTCGCCACAACCTTCAAAAACCCAGTGACACACCGGCACCAGGAGCTTATTGCCCTGAGAAAGTTCGTCTTGACAATACCCCATCATACACAATGGCGGGAAAACACGATCCAAAACCCAATAATGACACACCCGCACCTGGAGATTACTGTCCGGAGAAGGTCAGACTCGATCATACTCCTGCGTATTCAATGGGTGGTCGTCACAACCTTCAAAAACCCAGTGACACACCGGCACCAGGAGCTTATTGCCCTGAGAAAGTTCGTCTTGACAATACCCCATCATACACAATGGCGGGAAAACACGATCCAAAACTGAATAACGATACACCCGCTCCTGGAGATTACTGTCCGGAAAAGGTCAGACTCGATCATACTCCTGCGTATTCAATGGGTGGTCGTCACAACCTTCAAAAACCCAGTGACACACCGGCACCAGGAGCTTATTGCCCTGAGAAAGTTCGTCTTGACAATACCCCATCATACACAATGGCGGGAAAACACGATCCCAAACAGAATAACGATACACCCGCTCCTGGAGATTACTGTCCGGAGAAGGTCAGACTCGATCATACTCCTGCGTATTCAATGGGTGGTCGCCACAACCTTCAAAAACCCAGTGACACACCGGCACCAGGAGCTTATTGCCCTGAGAAAGTTCGTCTTGACAATACCCCATCATACACAATGGCGGGAAAACACGATCCAAAACTGAATAACGATACACCCGCTCCTGGAGATTACTGTCCGGAGAAGGTCAGACTCGATCATACTCCTGCGTATTCAATGGGTGGTCGCCACAACCTTCAAAAACCCAGTGACACACCGGCGCCAGGGGCTTATTGCCCTGAAAAAGTTCGTCTTGACAATACCCCATCATACACAATGGCGGGAAAACACGATCCCAAACAGAATAACGATACACCCGCTCCTGGAGATTACTGTCCGGAGAAGGTCAGACTCGATCATACTCCTGCGTATTCAATGGGTGGTCGTCACAACCTTCAAAAACCCAGTGACACACCGGCACCAGGAGCTTATTGCCCTGAGAAAGTTCGTCTTGACAATACCCCATCATACACAATGGCGGGAAAACACGATCCAAAACTCAATAATGACACACCCGCACCTGGAGATTACTGTTCGGAGAAGGTCAGACTCGATCATACTCCTGCGTATTCAATGGGTGGTCGTCACAACCTTCAAAAACCCAGTGACACACCGGCACCAGGAGCTTATTGCCCTGAGAAAGTTCGTCTTGACAATACCCCATCATACACAATGGCGGGAAAACACGATCCAAAACTGAATAACGATACACCCGCTCCTGGAGATTACTGTCCGGAAAAGGTCAGACTCGATCATACTCCTGCGTATTCAATGGGTGGTCGTCACAACCTTCAAAAACCCAGTGACACACCGGCACCAGGAGCTTATTGCCCTGAGAAAGTTCGTCTTGACAATACCCCATCATACACAATGGCGGGAAAACACGATCCCAAACAGAATAACGATACACCCGCTCCTGGAGATTACTGTCCGGAGAAGGTCAGACTCGATCATACTCCTGCGTATTCAATGGGTGGTCGCCACAACCTTCAAAAACCCAGTGACACACCGGCGCCAGGGGCTTATTGCCCTGAAAAAGTTCGTCTTGACAATACCCCATCATACACAATGGCGGGAAAACACGATCCAAAACTCAATAATGACACACCCGCACCTGGAGATTACTGTCCGGAGAAGGTCAGACTCGATCATACTCCTGCGTATTCAATGGGTGGTCGCCACAACCTTCAAAAACCCAGTGACACACCGGCGCCAGGGGCTTATTGCCCTGAAAAAGTTCGTCTTGACAATACCCCATCATACACAATGGCGGGAAAACACGATCCCAAACAGAATAACGATACACCCGCTCCTGGAGATTACTGTCCGGAGAAGGTCAGACTCGATCATACTCCTGCGTATTCAATGGGTGGTCGCCACAACCTTCAAAAACCCAGTGACACACCGGCGCCAGGGGCTTATTGCCCTGAAAAAGTTCGTCTTGACAATACCCCATCATACACAATGGCGGGAAAACACGATCCCAAACAGAATAACGATACACCCGCTCCTGGAGATTACTGTCCGGAGAAGGTCAGACTCGATCATACTCCTGCGTATTCAATGGGTGGTCGCCACAACCTTCAAAAACCCAGTGACACACCGGCACCAGGAGCTTATTGCCCTGAGAAAGTTCGTCTTGACAATACCCCATCATACACAATGGCGGGAAAACACGATCCAAAACTCAATAATGACACACCCGCACCTGGAGATTACTGTCCGGAGAAGGTCAGACTCGATCATACTCCTGCGTATTCAATGGGTGGTCGCCACAACCTTCAAAAACCCAGTGACACACCGGCACCAGGAGCTTATTGCCCTGAGAAAGTTCGTCTTGACAATACCCCATCGTATACAATGGCGGGAAAGCATAATCCCAAAGTTAGTAACGATACGCCCGCTCCTGGTGATTATGCACCAGAAGCAGTGAAGCTTGACCACGCACCTGCATTTACCATTGTTGGGCGAAGGGATGTGCAGAAGGTTAGCGATACACCGGCGCCGGGTGAATATTATCCCGAAAAGGTCCGTCTAGACCATACTCCAGCTTTCACCATAAACAGCCGAAAATTCGTCAAACACATAGAATACACACCATCGCCATGTGATTATAAACCGGAAGAATGTAACCTTGACCAGTCCCCAGCTTACTCCTTTGGCATAAAAACAAATCCTCACGTTAGAAATGAATCTCCAGCACCAGGGCAATATGAATTCGAGAAGATTAACCTGGATCGAGGTCCCGCGTACACATTTGGCTTAAAAGTGACTCACGAATCAATCAGTGAAACCCCAG CACCCACTGCATACGAACCCGAAAAACACACTCCCGATCACGCACCTTCCTTTAGTTTTGGTTTAAAGCCCAAGGACAAACTTGCCACGGAGGCGCCAG TACGCACCAATCAAAACCAGAATCAGCAAAACGGCGAAGTGGCACAGACCACCGATTGTTGTTCTAATGATGTTGAGCGCACATCGAGCACAATCACCAGCACAACAACACGAAGAGTTGGCGAGCAAAATGTACTTGAAAACGGGCACGCAGGCCGCAGCAGCACCAGAACAACCGTCACGCAGCACATTACCAGCGGCACCCTGAGCAACGGCACCGATCCCAAAGCCAACGCCAGCGCCAAAGCTAAAGCCACCAAAACCTCATCCACTGTGACTTACACGGTTGTCGATGGTGGATTGGACAACGGTAGGGCAATGCACAGTGCGCACGGTATAGCTGACGGCAGCGCGGTCAAATCAGGCGGTACTATCACCAAAACGGTGATACAGCCGGACGGCACGTCTGTTACAACAACCACATCCTCGAAAACTTCGTCTGTCAAATATGTTGTTGAGGCGAACGCCACTCACGAAAAAATCATAAG CTCCTAA
- the LOC105209672 gene encoding uncharacterized protein LOC105209672 isoform X1: MVTVSKAAKTKKIRGPCEPVNKKRLLTMGTGIEQRPWTPTVRRGKIAAETSSPGPACVQLPTLVGKKVPDSKKPGAPAFTFGQKHRSNFDSIGPGPAQYDVSGLGMKGKATPPAASLRSRPKDKTLFRTPAPGEYDVDRSAKAVVDATPKYSFGQKPPNEKPNLTPAPNSYRPEVSFIKKKAPSYTFGRRTKLSFEKATPAPGDYQTEKIRLDHSPAFSIAGRHDIHKFNDSPAPGTYCPENVRLGNTPAYTISGRNAKISVNETPGPGNYCPEKVRLDYTPAYSMGGRHNLQKTIDTPAPGAYCPEKVRLDNTPSYTMAGKHDPKLNNDTPAPGDYCPEKVRLDHTPSYSMGGRHNLQKPSETPAPGAYCPEKVRLDNTPSYTMAGKHDPKLNNDTPAPGDYCPEKVRLDHTPAYSMGGRHNLQKPSDTPAPGAYCPEKVRLDNTPSYTMAGKHDPKQNNDTPAPGDYYPEKVRLDHTPAYSMGGRHNLQKPSDTPAPGAYCPEKVRLDNTPSYTIAGKHDPKLTNDTPAPGDYCPEKVRLDHTPAYSMGGRHNLQKPSDTPAPGAYCPEKVRLDNTPSYTMAGKHDPKLNNDTPAPGDYCPEKVRLDHTPAYSMGGRHNLQKPSDTPAPGAYCPEKVRLDNTPSYTMAGKHDPKPNNDTPAPGDYCPEKVRLDHTPAYSMGGRHNLQKPSDTPAPGAYCPEKVRLDNTPSYTMAGKHDPKLNNDTPAPGDYCPEKVRLDHTPAYSMGGRHNLQKPSDTPAPGAYCPEKVRLDNTPSYTMAGKHDPKQNNDTPAPGDYCPEKVRLDHTPAYSMGGRHNLQKPSDTPAPGAYCPEKVRLDNTPSYTMAGKHDPKLNNDTPAPGDYCPEKVRLDHTPAYSMGGRHNLQKPSDTPAPGAYCPEKVRLDNTPSYTMAGKHDPKQNNDTPAPGDYCPEKVRLDHTPAYSMGGRHNLQKPSDTPAPGAYCPEKVRLDNTPSYTMAGKHDPKLNNDTPAPGDYCSEKVRLDHTPAYSMGGRHNLQKPSDTPAPGAYCPEKVRLDNTPSYTMAGKHDPKLNNDTPAPGDYCPEKVRLDHTPAYSMGGRHNLQKPSDTPAPGAYCPEKVRLDNTPSYTMAGKHDPKQNNDTPAPGDYCPEKVRLDHTPAYSMGGRHNLQKPSDTPAPGAYCPEKVRLDNTPSYTMAGKHDPKLNNDTPAPGDYCPEKVRLDHTPAYSMGGRHNLQKPSDTPAPGAYCPEKVRLDNTPSYTMAGKHDPKQNNDTPAPGDYCPEKVRLDHTPAYSMGGRHNLQKPSDTPAPGAYCPEKVRLDNTPSYTMAGKHDPKQNNDTPAPGDYCPEKVRLDHTPAYSMGGRHNLQKPSDTPAPGAYCPEKVRLDNTPSYTMAGKHDPKLNNDTPAPGDYCPEKVRLDHTPAYSMGGRHNLQKPSDTPAPGAYCPEKVRLDNTPSYTMAGKHNPKVSNDTPAPGDYAPEAVKLDHAPAFTIVGRRDVQKVSDTPAPGEYYPEKVRLDHTPAFTINSRKFVKHIEYTPSPCDYKPEECNLDQSPAYSFGIKTNPHVRNESPAPGQYEFEKINLDRGPAYTFGLKVTHESISETPAPTAYEPEKHTPDHAPSFSFGLKPKDKLATEAPAPGHYRPENCKLDNSPAFTFGLKVAPMPALPKGAYVEDRILQRRERRLASPVRTNQNQNQQNGEVAQTTDCCSNDVERTSSTITSTTTRRVGEQNVLENGHAGRSSTRTTVTQHITSGTLSNGTDPKANASAKAKATKTSSTVTYTVVDGGLDNGRAMHSAHGIADGSAVKSGGTITKTVIQPDGTSVTTTTSSKTSSVKYVVEANATHEKIISS, from the exons ATGGTGACTGTG AGCAAGGCAGCAAAGACGAAAAAGATACGCGGACCCTGTGAACCAGTAAATAAGAAACGACTGCTGACCATGGGCACCGGCATCGAACAAAGACCTTGGACACCGACTGTGCGTCGCGGTAAAATTGCCGCGGAGACTTCTAGTCCGGGACCAGCGTGTGTGCAACTACCAACGTTAGTCG GCAAGAAAGTACCCGACTCGAAGAAACCAGGCGCTCCAGCATTTACCTTTGGGCAGAAACATCGCAGTAACTTCGATTCAATTGGACCTGGGCCAGCGCAATACGATGTCTCCGGTTTAGGTATGAAAGGAAAGGCCACGCCACCAGCAGCGAGTTTGCGTAGTCGCCCCAAAGACAAAACACTATTCAGAACGCCCGCTCCCGGCGAATACGATGTGGATCGATCTGCAAAGGCCGTCGTCGACGCCACACCCAAGTATTCGTTCGGCCAAAAGCCGCCAAATGAGAAGCCAAACCTAACTCCTG CGCCAAATAGCTATCGCCCAGAGGTatcatttattaaaaagaaagcaCCGAGCTACACTTTTGGTAGAAGAACAAAGCTCAGCTTCGAAAAGGCGACTCCAG caCCCGGTGACTACCAAACGGAAAAAATTCGTTTAGATCACAGTCCTGCCTTTTCAATCGCGGGCAGACATGACATTCATAAATTCAACGACTCTCCTGCACCAGGAACATATTGCCCCGAAAACGTTCGTTTAGGCAATACTCCGGCTTATACCATAAGCGGAAGAAATGCTAAGATTTCAGTTAATGAAACCCCTGGCCCAGGAAATTATTGTCCTGAGAAGGTCAGACTCGATTATACCCCTGCGTATTCTATGGGTGGTCGTCACAACCTTCAAAAAACCATCGACACACCGGCACCAGGAGCTTATTGCCCTGAAAAAGTTCGTCTTGACAATACCCCATCATACACAATGGCTGGAAAACACGATCCAAAACTCAATAACGACACACCCGCACCTGGAGATTACTGTCCGGAGAAGGTGAGACTCGATCATACTCCTTCGTATTCAATGGGAGGTCGTCACAACCTTCAAAAACCCAGTGAAACACCGGCACCAGGAGCTTATTGTCCTGAGAAAGTTCGTCTTGACAATACCCCATCATACACAATGGCGGGAAAACACGATCCAAAACTCAATAACGATACACCCGCTCCTGGAGATTACTGTCCGGAGAAGGTCAGACTCGATCATACTCCTGCGTATTCAATGGGTGGTCGCCACAACCTTCAAAAACCCAGTGATACACCTGCACCAGGAGCTTATTGCCCTGAGAAAGTTCGTCTTGACAATACCCCATCATACACAATGGCGGGAAAACACGATCCCAAACAGAATAACGATACACCCGCTCCTGGAGATTACTATCCGGAGAAGGTCAGACTCGATCATACTCCTGCGTATTCAATGGGTGGTCGCCACAACCTTCAAAAACCCAGTGACACACCGGCACCAGGAGCTTATTGCCCTGAGAAAGTTCGTCTTGACAATACCCCATCATACACAATAGCGGGAAAACACGATCCAAAACTCACTAACGATACACCCGCTCCTGGAGATTACTGTCCGGAGAAGGTCAGACTCGATCATACACCTGCGTATTCAATGGGTGGTCGCCACAACCTTCAAAAACCCAGTGATACACCTGCACCAGGAGCTTATTGCCCTGAGAAAGTTCGTCTTGACAATACCCCATCATACACAATGGCGGGAAAACACGATCCAAAACTGAATAACGATACACCCGCTCCTGGAGATTACTGTCCGGAGAAGGTCAGACTCGATCATACTCCTGCGTATTCAATGGGTGGTCGCCACAACCTTCAAAAACCCAGTGACACACCGGCACCAGGAGCTTATTGCCCTGAGAAAGTTCGTCTTGACAATACCCCATCATACACAATGGCGGGAAAACACGATCCAAAACCCAATAATGACACACCCGCACCTGGAGATTACTGTCCGGAGAAGGTCAGACTCGATCATACTCCTGCGTATTCAATGGGTGGTCGTCACAACCTTCAAAAACCCAGTGACACACCGGCACCAGGAGCTTATTGCCCTGAGAAAGTTCGTCTTGACAATACCCCATCATACACAATGGCGGGAAAACACGATCCAAAACTGAATAACGATACACCCGCTCCTGGAGATTACTGTCCGGAAAAGGTCAGACTCGATCATACTCCTGCGTATTCAATGGGTGGTCGTCACAACCTTCAAAAACCCAGTGACACACCGGCACCAGGAGCTTATTGCCCTGAGAAAGTTCGTCTTGACAATACCCCATCATACACAATGGCGGGAAAACACGATCCCAAACAGAATAACGATACACCCGCTCCTGGAGATTACTGTCCGGAGAAGGTCAGACTCGATCATACTCCTGCGTATTCAATGGGTGGTCGCCACAACCTTCAAAAACCCAGTGACACACCGGCACCAGGAGCTTATTGCCCTGAGAAAGTTCGTCTTGACAATACCCCATCATACACAATGGCGGGAAAACACGATCCAAAACTGAATAACGATACACCCGCTCCTGGAGATTACTGTCCGGAGAAGGTCAGACTCGATCATACTCCTGCGTATTCAATGGGTGGTCGCCACAACCTTCAAAAACCCAGTGACACACCGGCGCCAGGGGCTTATTGCCCTGAAAAAGTTCGTCTTGACAATACCCCATCATACACAATGGCGGGAAAACACGATCCCAAACAGAATAACGATACACCCGCTCCTGGAGATTACTGTCCGGAGAAGGTCAGACTCGATCATACTCCTGCGTATTCAATGGGTGGTCGTCACAACCTTCAAAAACCCAGTGACACACCGGCACCAGGAGCTTATTGCCCTGAGAAAGTTCGTCTTGACAATACCCCATCATACACAATGGCGGGAAAACACGATCCAAAACTCAATAATGACACACCCGCACCTGGAGATTACTGTTCGGAGAAGGTCAGACTCGATCATACTCCTGCGTATTCAATGGGTGGTCGTCACAACCTTCAAAAACCCAGTGACACACCGGCACCAGGAGCTTATTGCCCTGAGAAAGTTCGTCTTGACAATACCCCATCATACACAATGGCGGGAAAACACGATCCAAAACTGAATAACGATACACCCGCTCCTGGAGATTACTGTCCGGAAAAGGTCAGACTCGATCATACTCCTGCGTATTCAATGGGTGGTCGTCACAACCTTCAAAAACCCAGTGACACACCGGCACCAGGAGCTTATTGCCCTGAGAAAGTTCGTCTTGACAATACCCCATCATACACAATGGCGGGAAAACACGATCCCAAACAGAATAACGATACACCCGCTCCTGGAGATTACTGTCCGGAGAAGGTCAGACTCGATCATACTCCTGCGTATTCAATGGGTGGTCGCCACAACCTTCAAAAACCCAGTGACACACCGGCGCCAGGGGCTTATTGCCCTGAAAAAGTTCGTCTTGACAATACCCCATCATACACAATGGCGGGAAAACACGATCCAAAACTCAATAATGACACACCCGCACCTGGAGATTACTGTCCGGAGAAGGTCAGACTCGATCATACTCCTGCGTATTCAATGGGTGGTCGCCACAACCTTCAAAAACCCAGTGACACACCGGCGCCAGGGGCTTATTGCCCTGAAAAAGTTCGTCTTGACAATACCCCATCATACACAATGGCGGGAAAACACGATCCCAAACAGAATAACGATACACCCGCTCCTGGAGATTACTGTCCGGAGAAGGTCAGACTCGATCATACTCCTGCGTATTCAATGGGTGGTCGCCACAACCTTCAAAAACCCAGTGACACACCGGCGCCAGGGGCTTATTGCCCTGAAAAAGTTCGTCTTGACAATACCCCATCATACACAATGGCGGGAAAACACGATCCCAAACAGAATAACGATACACCCGCTCCTGGAGATTACTGTCCGGAGAAGGTCAGACTCGATCATACTCCTGCGTATTCAATGGGTGGTCGCCACAACCTTCAAAAACCCAGTGACACACCGGCACCAGGAGCTTATTGCCCTGAGAAAGTTCGTCTTGACAATACCCCATCATACACAATGGCGGGAAAACACGATCCAAAACTCAATAATGACACACCCGCACCTGGAGATTACTGTCCGGAGAAGGTCAGACTCGATCATACTCCTGCGTATTCAATGGGTGGTCGCCACAACCTTCAAAAACCCAGTGACACACCGGCACCAGGAGCTTATTGCCCTGAGAAAGTTCGTCTTGACAATACCCCATCGTATACAATGGCGGGAAAGCATAATCCCAAAGTTAGTAACGATACGCCCGCTCCTGGTGATTATGCACCAGAAGCAGTGAAGCTTGACCACGCACCTGCATTTACCATTGTTGGGCGAAGGGATGTGCAGAAGGTTAGCGATACACCGGCGCCGGGTGAATATTATCCCGAAAAGGTCCGTCTAGACCATACTCCAGCTTTCACCATAAACAGCCGAAAATTCGTCAAACACATAGAATACACACCATCGCCATGTGATTATAAACCGGAAGAATGTAACCTTGACCAGTCCCCAGCTTACTCCTTTGGCATAAAAACAAATCCTCACGTTAGAAATGAATCTCCAGCACCAGGGCAATATGAATTCGAGAAGATTAACCTGGATCGAGGTCCCGCGTACACATTTGGCTTAAAAGTGACTCACGAATCAATCAGTGAAACCCCAG CACCCACTGCATACGAACCCGAAAAACACACTCCCGATCACGCACCTTCCTTTAGTTTTGGTTTAAAGCCCAAGGACAAACTTGCCACGGAGGCGCCAG CACCCGGTCACTATCGCCCCGAAAACTGTAAATTAGACAATTCGCCAGCTTTCACATTCGGTCTCAAAGTGGCGCCCATGCCAG CTCTGCCAAAGGGTGCTTATGTAGAAGATCGCATTTTGCAAAGACGTGAACGGCGCTTAGCCAGTCCAG TACGCACCAATCAAAACCAGAATCAGCAAAACGGCGAAGTGGCACAGACCACCGATTGTTGTTCTAATGATGTTGAGCGCACATCGAGCACAATCACCAGCACAACAACACGAAGAGTTGGCGAGCAAAATGTACTTGAAAACGGGCACGCAGGCCGCAGCAGCACCAGAACAACCGTCACGCAGCACATTACCAGCGGCACCCTGAGCAACGGCACCGATCCCAAAGCCAACGCCAGCGCCAAAGCTAAAGCCACCAAAACCTCATCCACTGTGACTTACACGGTTGTCGATGGTGGATTGGACAACGGTAGGGCAATGCACAGTGCGCACGGTATAGCTGACGGCAGCGCGGTCAAATCAGGCGGTACTATCACCAAAACGGTGATACAGCCGGACGGCACGTCTGTTACAACAACCACATCCTCGAAAACTTCGTCTGTCAAATATGTTGTTGAGGCGAACGCCACTCACGAAAAAATCATAAG CTCCTAA